A stretch of the Xiphias gladius isolate SHS-SW01 ecotype Sanya breed wild chromosome 19, ASM1685928v1, whole genome shotgun sequence genome encodes the following:
- the LOC120804650 gene encoding STAM-binding protein-like A, with protein MADHTDVSLQPEERVRALTKKGSTVEVNDDVPPRRYFRSGMEMIRMANIYTEEGNIEHAFVLYNKYITLFIEKLPKHRDYKTANIPEKKDTLKKLKDVAFPQAEILKKALLRRFEQDYEQYLVKKKAEEDALAQEQSRRRALDAERERVVEMQRRQREQEQFSAFEEMIRRQELEKERQRVLLEFATPAVPSPDTPLIPGIQGPPLVSPSPPQSPGDLSSGTNQQYNHPHATNSTPATGPPSFDRSLKPGSLFSPWNNNTMVDALRQLAVPAELCRSFLRLAEANTSRAVETCGILCGKLTRNAFTVTHVIVPKQCGGPDYCDTENEEELFLIQDQYDLITLGWIHTHPTQTAFLSSVDLHTHCSYQMMLPEAIAIVCSPKFNEIGYFRLTDRGTDEISTCKQKGFHPHSKEPPLFTHAGHVTITNDTVSMMDLR; from the exons ATGGCGGACCACACTGATGTCAGTCTGCAGCCGGAGGAGCGAGTCCGTGCGTTGACCAAGAAGGGAAGCACGGTGGAGGTCAATGACGACGTGCCCCCACGCCGCTACTTCCGCTCAGGCATGGAGATGATCCGGATGGCTAACATCTACACAGAGGAAGGCAACATCGAGCACGCCTTCGTCCTTTACAATAAATATATTAC GCTCTTTATAGAAAAACTCCCCAAGCATCGGGATTACAAGACCGCTAACATTCCTGAAAAGAAGGACACACTAAAG AAACTGAAGGATGTTGCATTTCCTCAAGCAGAGATTCTGAAAAAAGCTCTTTTGAGGAGATTTGAACAAGATTATGAACAATATCTGGTCAAAAAG AAAGCGGAGGAGGACGCCCTGGCGCAGGAGCAGTCCCGGCGGCGAGCGCTGGATGCCGAGCGGGAGCGCGTGGTCGAGATGCAGCGGCGGCAGCGGGAGCAGGAGCAGTTCAGTGCCTTCGAGGAGATGATCCGCCGccaggagctggagaaggagcgCCAGCGCGTGCTCCTCGAGTTCGCCACGCCCGCCGTGCCTTCTCCGGACACGCCCCTCATCCCGGGCATCCAGGGCCCCCCGCTGGTCTCCCCCAGCCCCCCGCAGAGCCCGGGGGACCTGTCCAGTGGCACCAACCAACAGTACAATCACCCTCACGCGACCAACAGCACACCTGCCACCGGCCCGCCCAGCTTCGACCGGTCACTCAAGCCCGGGTCTCTGTTCAGCCCCTGGAACAACA ATACAATGGTGGATGCCCTTCGGCAGTTGGCTGTTCCCGCTGAGCTGTGCCGGAGCTTTCTGAGGCTGGCCGAGGCCAACACAAGCCGAGCTGTAGAAACTTGTGGCATTCTGTGTGGCAAACTG ACCAGAAACGCGTTTACCGTGACCCACGTCATCGTACCGAAGCAGTGCGGCGGACCGGACTACTGCGACACGGAAAATGAAGAGGAACTCTTTCTCATACAGGACCAGTACGATCTCATCACCCTGGGCTGGATACAT ACTCACCCCACCCAGACAGCCTTCTTGTCCAGCGTCGACctccacacacactgctccTACCAGATGATGCTGCCGGAGGCCATCGCCATCGTCTGCTCGCCTAAGTTCAATGA GATCGGCTACTTCCGGCTGACGGATCGAGGAACAGATGAGATCTCCACGTGCAAACAGAAAGGCTTTCACCCTCACAGCAAAGAGCCCCCTCTCTTTACA CATGCGGGACATGTCACCATCACCAATGACACTGTGTCCATGATGGATTTgcggtga